ATGCTGCGCATCGCCTCCGTCGGACCGAAGGGCGACGCGCAGCTGTAGATTCGCGTTTTGACACGTTTTCCTCACGTGAACCGGTGCGCACTTCGCGCGAAAACGCTCTGACCGGCCTCTCCGCGATCAGCCCTGCAACGACGCGTCGAGCGTGATCTTGGTGTTGAGCAGCTTGGACACCGGGCATCCGGCCTTGGCCTTGCCGGCCAACTCCTGGAATGCCGCATTGTCCGCGCCCGGGATCTTCGCCGACAACGTCAGATGCACGGCGGTGATGGCGAAGCCGTCCGCGACCTTCTCAAGGGTCACGTCGGCCTTGGTCTCCATGTGCTCCGCCGTGAGCTTGGCCTCGCCGAGGATCAGCGACAGCGCCATCGTGAAGCAGGCGGCATGCGCCGCACCGATCAACTCCTCGGGGTTCGAGCCGGGCTTGCCCTCGAAGCGGCTGGCGAAGCCGTAGGGGTAATCCGAGAGCGCGCCGCTCTTGGTCGAGATCGCGCCCTTGCCGTCCTTGATGCCGCCCTGCCATTTGGCCGAGCCGTGGGTGGTCGTCATGCGTTGCTCCATCAGGTTGGTTGAACCCAGCCCGCAAAGCTACAACGCCAATGCGACAGAAGTGTTCTTGAAGTTAAGCGCCGACCAGCGCCTTCGCCGGGGTCGTCGCCTGGACCACGAGTCCGCGCGCACGCGCGTCCATTACACCGACCGCGCGCAAGGCGAGCAGCGTCACGGTCTGCACCGCATCGCGCAGCTTGATCGGATCGTCGAGATTGGACGGCGCCAATGGGCCGACCAGCGCCTCGTGCAGCGCGCCGAGCAACGCGGTGGCCGCCAGCGCCGTGTCCTGCGCCGGCAGATGTCCGGCGCGCACGGCGGCATCGATGCGCAGAGCAAGCTCACCGGAAATATCGCGGCGGCTGGCGAGGCGCGAAGCCGTAACGTCGACATCGACCGGCTCGGCCAGGATGCCCCAGGCGAGCTTGCGCTGCGACAGCACGTGGACCGCGATCGTCGTCACCGCGGCGGCGAGCGCCGATGACGGGCCGGGCGCGGCATCCGCGGCGCGCCGGATCGCGGTCAGCTCGTCGCGCGAGACTTCGGTGATCAATTCCGAGATCAGCTCGGCCTTCGACGGGAAATAGCGATAGACGGTGCCTGCGGCGACATTGGCCCGCACCGCGACCGGTGCGATCTGGACCGCCGCCATGCCGCCCGCCGCCGCTGCGTCCCGCGCAGCCGACAGGATGGCGCTGCGCCGGGCAGCCAGCCGTTTCACGACCTGATGAGTTCGCCGGTAGACCATGGCGTTCCGTCCCCCCACCGTGTGCCCTGGGCCGGCGCCCACCGGCAGAACACACGCGTCTTCAATGTTTTGAACGATTGATCCCGCAATCGCCTGAAGAAGTGAACAACTATTCAGACTGGTTGACAAGCTGGAATTGTAAGGATTTTGCGACGGCCGCATGCGACCTCCGATCGAACCGGCGGCCGCTCCGGCCCGTGGAGGCCCCGGCTGC
This Bradyrhizobium sp. CCBAU 53421 DNA region includes the following protein-coding sequences:
- a CDS encoding OsmC family protein translates to MTTTHGSAKWQGGIKDGKGAISTKSGALSDYPYGFASRFEGKPGSNPEELIGAAHAACFTMALSLILGEAKLTAEHMETKADVTLEKVADGFAITAVHLTLSAKIPGADNAAFQELAGKAKAGCPVSKLLNTKITLDASLQG
- a CDS encoding TetR/AcrR family transcriptional regulator — its product is MVYRRTHQVVKRLAARRSAILSAARDAAAAGGMAAVQIAPVAVRANVAAGTVYRYFPSKAELISELITEVSRDELTAIRRAADAAPGPSSALAAAVTTIAVHVLSQRKLAWGILAEPVDVDVTASRLASRRDISGELALRIDAAVRAGHLPAQDTALAATALLGALHEALVGPLAPSNLDDPIKLRDAVQTVTLLALRAVGVMDARARGLVVQATTPAKALVGA